The proteins below come from a single Salvelinus fontinalis isolate EN_2023a chromosome 1, ASM2944872v1, whole genome shotgun sequence genomic window:
- the sprn gene encoding shadow of prion protein, which yields MKLRGKKLNLRLCPTDRRLVMEQRLVATCWLCLLLFALLCEPVLSKGGRGGGRGSSRGSSRSSGRFRIRTHSTKAWFKTMPGRSSPVRVASAAAAGAAVALTADRLHRSAYRCSHVNSDYDGEDYNRTVCYMTRVSGSNQNQPSLSYISVIIVASVFPRYVHVLENIL from the exons atgaaattacgtggAAAGAAGTTGAATTTACGTCTGTGCCCA ACAGATAGGCGTCTGGTGATGGAGCAGCGGCTGGTGGCTACGTGCTGGTTGTGTCTCCTGCTCTTTGCCTTGCTGTGTGAGCCTGTCCTGTCCAAGGGCGGCCGCGGGGGGGGCAGGGGTTCATCTCGGGGCTCGTCTCGTAGCAGTGGCCGTTTCCGGATCAGGACCCATTCAACAAAGGCCTGGTTCAAGACCATGCCTGGGCGCTCATCCCCAGTGCGTGTTGCGAGCGCGGCGGCAGCTGGTGCGGCAGTTGCATTAACAGCTGATAGATTGCACCGCTCAGCCTACCGGTGCAGTCATGTCAACTCGGATTATGATGGGGAGGATTACAACAGGACCGTTTGCTACATGACCAGAGTGTCAGGATCCAATCAGAACCAACCGTCACTCTCATACATCTCTGTCATCATCGTCGCTTCTGTATTCCCCAGATATGTTCACGTATTAGAGAATATACTTTAG
- the LOC129856990 gene encoding uncharacterized protein LOC129856990, whose protein sequence is MVIPVSERISCWTGAMLAQSQVYVQRQAQPVAGSTLSSGGNLCLYKRPRLPLCFYSHSSGQSHTRSADQLQLCQSQSGLLLSLQQAANQVYILSVRLTTALNHSMKHRRLLLSLPHLPTIIETLEDSDTLGVPGHLAHPAQSVSQSPSLCSQSLEEYMTSIQALARPVVHPSCGPVRLQRTGRPRLFSKPQMKHSVSTLLPRGFPRASRTSTPTGQAREQLSGRLGMERECGGKDPMEWLYGQTHT, encoded by the exons ATGGTTATTCCTGTATCAGAAAGGATTTCCTGCTGGACGGGGGCCATGCTGGCTCAGAGTCAGGTGTACGTGCAGCGCCAGGCACAGCCAGTTGCAGGTTCAACCCTCTCATCTGGGGGAAACT TGTGTCTGTATAAAAGGCCCCGCCTCCCGCTCTGCTTTTACTCTCACTCAAGCGGCCAGTCACACACTCGCTCTGCGGACCAGCTACAGCTCTGTCAGTCTCAGAGTGGATTATTACTGTCACTGCAGCAAGCAGCGAACCAAGTCTATATTTTGTCTGTCAGACTGACAACTGCACTTAATCACAG TATGAAGCATAGACGGCTGCTTCTGTCTCTGCCTCACCTGCCCACCATCATTGAGACCCTGGAAGACTCTGATACCCTGGGGGTCCCGGGCCACCTAGCACATCCAGCCCAGTCTGTCTCCCAGTCTCCATCCTTGTGCTCCCAGTCCCTGGAGGAGTATATGACCAGTATCCAGGCGCTGGCCAGACCAGTGGTGCACCCTAGCTGTGGCCCTGTGAGGCTCCAGAGGACGGGCAGGCCTCGGCTGTTCTCCAAGCCCCAGATGAAGCACTCTGTCTCAACTTTGCTGCCCCGTGGTTTCCCCCGGGCCAGCCGGACTAGCACACCCACAGGTCAAGCCCGAGAGCAGCTGTCAGGCAGGCTGGGGATGGAGAGGGAATGTGGGGGGAAAGATCCCATGGAATGGCTgtatggacaaacacacacataa